Proteins from a single region of Sphingopyxis sp. BSN-002:
- a CDS encoding D-Ala-D-Ala carboxypeptidase family metallohydrolase, protein MRRWLSVGLLALALTILLATPIRHSFRVTDEDMFAGWRAGRAAGDVAAIEAYLAREGVGDVLPLADILRSDARWRRCPKLQPFAVPPRSMWPAMVPTLRYIRDEVVPAVGPVRIVSGYRDPVANSCFRGARASKHLDFAALDLMPEGQLDRAGLIARLCPLHARSGAANRVGLGIYVATRFHIDTAGFRRWGGDYHAASSPCP, encoded by the coding sequence ATGAGGCGCTGGCTTTCCGTCGGCTTGCTGGCGCTGGCGCTGACTATCCTGCTGGCGACGCCGATCCGCCACAGCTTTCGCGTCACCGATGAAGATATGTTCGCGGGCTGGCGTGCCGGAAGGGCCGCGGGCGACGTTGCCGCCATCGAAGCCTATCTCGCGCGTGAAGGCGTCGGCGATGTCCTGCCGCTCGCCGACATATTGCGAAGCGACGCCCGCTGGCGGCGTTGTCCGAAGCTTCAACCCTTCGCGGTTCCGCCGCGATCGATGTGGCCCGCGATGGTGCCGACGCTGCGCTATATCCGCGACGAGGTGGTGCCCGCGGTGGGGCCGGTGCGCATCGTCTCGGGCTATCGCGACCCTGTCGCGAACAGCTGCTTCAGGGGCGCCAGGGCGAGCAAGCATCTCGATTTCGCAGCGCTCGACCTGATGCCCGAAGGCCAGCTCGATCGTGCCGGGCTGATCGCCAGGCTTTGCCCCCTTCATGCACGCTCCGGCGCTGCGAACCGCGTCGGGCTCGGCATTTATGTCGCGACGCGCTTTCATATCGACACCGCGGGGTTCCGGCGTTGGGGCGGGGATTATCACGCTGCCTCGTCGCCCTGCCCCTGA